The sequence below is a genomic window from Microbacterium abyssi.
GTCGTTCACCTACGCCGGTGCGGCATCCGTGCCGGAGTTCCACGAGCGGGCCCTCGTCGGCCGGCAGTCCGCCGCCGGCTACGAAGAGGGCAAGGCCCTCCCCGTCAGCTGGTAGCCCAGAACTCACAGCGAAAACAGCAGAGTGCGGGCCGCGATTCTGTAGAATCGATCCACTATGGACGACCCTCCCAGTTGTAGTACCTCGCCCCACTGCCCGCGCTGCCACTCCGAGGAGGGGAGCGTCTGATGGACTACGTCATGTTGGGCGTGGGGCTCCTGCTCACGGTGGGAACGGGCCTGTTCGTCGCGAGCGAGTTCGCGCTCGTCAATCTTGACCGCGCTGAACTCGAAGCGCGACAGGCACGCGGCGAATCGCGGCTGTCGCTGACGATCAGTGCCCTGAAGCACACCTCCACCCATCTGTCGTCCGCGCAGCTCGGCATCACGCTGACCACGCTGCTGACCGGTTACACCATGGAGCCCGCCCTCTCGAACCTGCTGAGTCCTGTGCTCACCGGGTGGGGGATATCCGAGACCGCGGTCGGGCCGATCGCGACCGTCGTGGCGATGGTGGTCGCGACGGTGCTCTCCATGATCCTCGGCGAGCTCGTGCCGAAGAACTTCGCCCTGGCGCTCCCGCGCCATACTGCCAAGCTCGTCATCCCGTTCCAGATCGCGTTCACCACGGTGTTCAAGCCCGCGATCCTGCTCCTCAACGGCAGCGCGAACGGCATTCTCCGCTCCGTCGGGATCGAGCCCAAGGAGGAGCTCTCCGGGGCGCGCACGGCCGAGGAGCTCTCCTCCCTCGTCCGCCGGTCCGCGAGCGCCGGCGTGCTCGAGGCCGACACGGCGTCACTCCTCGATCGCACCCTGACCTTCGCCAGGCTCTCCGCAGACGACGTGATGACGCCGCGTCCGAGCATGCACGCGATCGCGGCGGGCGACTCCGCCGAGGACGTCATCCAGCTCGCCCGCCGCACCGGGCACAGCCGGTTCCCCGTCTACGACGACGACCTCGATGACATCACCGGCGTCGTCCATCTCAAGGCCGCCGTTTCCGTTCCCCGCGAGCGACGCGGCGAGGTGCCCGTCGGTGCGCTGTCGACCGAACCGCTGCGCGTTCCGGAGACCCTGCACCTCGATGTGCTGATCTCCGAGCTGCGCGCCAAGGGCTACCAGCTCGCGGTCGTCGTCGACGAATACGGCGGCACCGCCGGCATCGTCACTCTGGAAGATCTCGTGGAGGAGATCGTCGGCGAGGTGTCCGATGAGCACGACCGCAGCCGCGCGGGCG
It includes:
- a CDS encoding hemolysin family protein — its product is MDYVMLGVGLLLTVGTGLFVASEFALVNLDRAELEARQARGESRLSLTISALKHTSTHLSSAQLGITLTTLLTGYTMEPALSNLLSPVLTGWGISETAVGPIATVVAMVVATVLSMILGELVPKNFALALPRHTAKLVIPFQIAFTTVFKPAILLLNGSANGILRSVGIEPKEELSGARTAEELSSLVRRSASAGVLEADTASLLDRTLTFARLSADDVMTPRPSMHAIAAGDSAEDVIQLARRTGHSRFPVYDDDLDDITGVVHLKAAVSVPRERRGEVPVGALSTEPLRVPETLHLDVLISELRAKGYQLAVVVDEYGGTAGIVTLEDLVEEIVGEVSDEHDRSRAGVVRGRDSITFPGELRPDELRSRTGVHVPEGDVYDTVGGYIMSVLERVPATGDEVALDSGVLQVVRMDGRRVDRIRYTPEPVDVANEEVTR